Sequence from the Microbacterium faecale genome:
TGCGCACCTGGATCTCGGCGCCCGACTCGGTCTCGATCCACGTCGAGTTGATCTCGGGGGTGCGCTGCACCGCCCAGAGCACGGCGCGCGCGTAGACGAGCAACGGCGAGACACGGATGTCCGCGAACTGCGGCTGCTGCTTCAGCCGGGCGACGAACTCCATGGTGCGCGTCGCGTCGACGTCCGTCCAGACGGACACGTGCGGCGCGGTCGTCGCGGATCCGACCATCGCGTTCGCAGTCGCCTTGCGGACGCCCTTGACGGGGACGGCCTCGTAGCGCGGGTCGGTCGCGGCCTTCGGTGCGGGGATGATCCGTTCGCGCTCGGCCGGCCACTCCGGCGTGGAGAGGTTGCGGAATACGGAGGCCTGCTCGGCGTGCTTCACCACGTCGTCGCGCGTGACCTCGCCGGCCGGGCCCGATCCCGACACCTCCGACAGCACGACATCGAGGTCGCGCGCCAGCTTTCGAACCGGCGGCTTCGCCACGACACCGACCGACGACGTGACGGTCTTCTCGTGCGACTTCGGACGGCGGCGGGTCTGCGCCTCGCCTCCGGTGCCGTAGCCAACCAGCACGGCCGAGTCAGATGTGTCGGCTGGCGGCTCCGGACGTGCGCCGCCCTCACCGGACGTCTGCTCGTCGCCCGCCGAGCCCGGCGCGTCGATCGTCACGATCGGCGCGCCGACGTCGACCGTGTCGCCCTCGGCCGCGAGCAGGTCGCGGACGGTCCCCGCGTACGGGGAGGGCAGCTCGACGATGCTCTTTGCCGTCTCGATGTCGGCGATCGTGTCGTTCACCGCGACCTCGTCACCCGGCTTCACGCGCCACTCGACGAGCTCGGCCTCCGTCAGGCCTTCGCCCACATCGGGAAGGTGGAAGGTCTCCATGGCTGGTCCTCTCGTATCAGTACGACAGCGCGCGGTCGACGGCGTCGAGCACGCGATCGGCGTCGGGCACGTAGATGCCCTCGAGCTTCGCCGGGGGGAACGGGACGTCGAAGCCGGCCACGCGCATCACCGGCGCCTCGAGCGAGTAGAACGCTCGCTCGGCGACGGTCGCCGCGATCTCGCCGCCGATGCTCGCGTGGCCGGGGGCCTCCTGCGCCCAGACGAGGCGACCGGTCGAGCGCACCGACTCGATGAGCGGGTCGTAGTCGATCGGCGAGAGCGAGCGCACGTCGACGACCTCGCAGCTCGTGCCCTCCCCCTCGGCGATTGCGGCCGCCTGCAGCAGCACGGCGACCATCGCGCCGTGACCGGCAAGAGTCACGTCGGTGCCCGGTCGAACCACACGCGTCGCATGCAGCGGTGCCGCGCGTCGGTCGAGGTCGACCTCGCCCTTCTGCCAGTAGCGGCTCTTCGGCTCGAGAAAGATGACGGGATCCGACGAGGCGATCGCGTCCTGGATCATCCAGTACGCGTCGTTCGGCGTCGATGGGCTGACCACGCGCAGGCCCGGTGTGTGCGCGAAATACGCCTCCGGACTCTCCTGATGGTGCTCGATGGCGCCGATGCGTCCGCCGTAGGGAATCCGGATGACCAGAGGCATCGAGATCGCACCCTCGTGACGGTTCGTGAGCTTCGCGAGCTGCGTCGTGATCTGGTCGAATGCCGGGAACACGAACCCATCGAACTGGATTTCGATGACGGGGCGGAAACCGGCCATCGCCAGTCCGATCCCCGTGCCGACGAGGCCCGACTCGGCGAGCGGAGTGTCGAGCACGCGCTTCTCGCCGAAATCGCGCTGCAGGTGCTCGGTGACGCGGAACACGCCGCCGAGCTTGCCGATGTCCTCGCCCATCAGGAGGACCCGGTCATCGTCCTCGAGCGCGCGACGCATGCCGGCGTTCAGGGCCTTGCCGAACGGCATCGTCTCGAATGTCATTCCGCACCCCCGTCGAACGAGGCTTCGTATTCGGCGACCCAGGCGGCCTGCCGCTCCATGAGCGCATTCGGCTCGGAATACACGTGCTGGAACATGCTCTCCGGCTCGGGGTCAGGAAGCTGCGCGACCCGCTCGCGCACGTCCGCGGCGAGCGCCTCGCCCTCCGCCTCGACGTCGTCGAAGAACGCGGATCCGGCGCCGCGGGACTCGAGATACGCGCGCATCCGTGCGATCGGGTCGCGGCGGCGCCACGACTCCTCCTCGTCCTTCGTGCGGTACTTCGTGGGGTCGTCACTCGTCGTGTGCGCGCCGAGACGGTAGGTGACCGCCTCGATGGCGCGCGGGCCGCCGCCCGCACGGGCCTCTTCGAGGTACATGCGACTGGCGGCATACGACGCGAGGACGTCATTGCCGTCGACGCGCAGCGTCGGGATCCCGTACCCTGCGGACCGGTCGGCGAGCGGACCCGGGGACTGCGTCGCAACCGGAACCGAGATCGCCCATTGGTTGTTCTGCAGGAAGAACACCTGCGGCACGTGATAGCTCGAGGCGAACACCATCGCCTCGTGGACGTCGCCCTCGCTCGCCGCACCGTCGCCGTAGTACACGACGACGGCCTCGTCGCGCTCGGGATCGCCGGTCGCGCAGCGGCCATCGAACGCGATTCCCATCGCGTAGCCCGTCGCGTGCAGCGTCTGCGTGCCCAGTACGAGCGTGTAGAGACGGGTGTTGCCGTTCACCGGGTCGGTGGGGTCCCAGCCGCCGTGCGTCGTCCCGCGCATCAGTCCGAGAATGTTGACGAGGTCGACGCCGCGGATCTTCGCGACGACGTGCTCGCGGTAGGACGGGAAGATCGTGTCCTGCGCTCTCGCCGCTCGCGCGGACCCGACCTGTGCGGCCTCCTGGCCGAGCGAGGGCGGCCAGAGCGCGAGCTGCCCCTGGCGCTGCAGCATCGTCGCCTGCTGGTCGAAGGCCCTGATCACCGCCATGTCGCGGTACAGCTGCTCGAGCGTCGCGTCGTCGAGCCCGTCGACGATGGCACGCATCGGCTCGGCCTCGGGGGTGGGTGCGAAGGAGCCGTCGGGCTCCAGGAAGCGCACGAGCGGAGTTTCTGCCGAAGTCACCACTCCACGCTATGCCCGTTCACGCGTGTGCGCTCGATGACGCGCTCGACAACGGACAGGCCGATTGTGTGGTGAACATCTACAGCGCAGCAGCCTCGCGAGCGGCCGCGATCACGCGATCGAGCGAATCCTGCTCAGCCACCGTGATGCGCACGCCGTCCGGGAAGGGGCGCACGACGAGACCGGCCGCATCGAAGGCGGCGGCGACACGCGGATCCGTCGTCGGCAGCCAGACGAAGTTCGACTCGCTCTGCGGCACGCTCCATCCGGCGTCGCGCAGTCCGGCCATGAGCCGCTCGCGGCGGCGCACGAGCTCGCTGACGCGCTCGAGGATCTCGCCGTCGCTCTCGAGACTCGCGAGGGCGGCGGCCTCAGCCT
This genomic interval carries:
- a CDS encoding dihydrolipoamide acetyltransferase family protein, which translates into the protein METFHLPDVGEGLTEAELVEWRVKPGDEVAVNDTIADIETAKSIVELPSPYAGTVRDLLAAEGDTVDVGAPIVTIDAPGSAGDEQTSGEGGARPEPPADTSDSAVLVGYGTGGEAQTRRRPKSHEKTVTSSVGVVAKPPVRKLARDLDVVLSEVSGSGPAGEVTRDDVVKHAEQASVFRNLSTPEWPAERERIIPAPKAATDPRYEAVPVKGVRKATANAMVGSATTAPHVSVWTDVDATRTMEFVARLKQQPQFADIRVSPLLVYARAVLWAVQRTPEINSTWIETESGAEIQVRNYVNLGIAAATPRGLIVPNIKDAHDLSIRELASALQDLTLTARDGKTQPGEMQGGTITITNIGVFGMDAGTPILNPGEAGIVAMGAIRQKPWVIDGEVRPAWVTTVSGSFDHRIVDGDKISRFVADVAAVLEEPALLLD
- a CDS encoding alpha-ketoacid dehydrogenase subunit beta — protein: MTFETMPFGKALNAGMRRALEDDDRVLLMGEDIGKLGGVFRVTEHLQRDFGEKRVLDTPLAESGLVGTGIGLAMAGFRPVIEIQFDGFVFPAFDQITTQLAKLTNRHEGAISMPLVIRIPYGGRIGAIEHHQESPEAYFAHTPGLRVVSPSTPNDAYWMIQDAIASSDPVIFLEPKSRYWQKGEVDLDRRAAPLHATRVVRPGTDVTLAGHGAMVAVLLQAAAIAEGEGTSCEVVDVRSLSPIDYDPLIESVRSTGRLVWAQEAPGHASIGGEIAATVAERAFYSLEAPVMRVAGFDVPFPPAKLEGIYVPDADRVLDAVDRALSY
- a CDS encoding thiamine pyrophosphate-dependent dehydrogenase E1 component subunit alpha, whose translation is MTSAETPLVRFLEPDGSFAPTPEAEPMRAIVDGLDDATLEQLYRDMAVIRAFDQQATMLQRQGQLALWPPSLGQEAAQVGSARAARAQDTIFPSYREHVVAKIRGVDLVNILGLMRGTTHGGWDPTDPVNGNTRLYTLVLGTQTLHATGYAMGIAFDGRCATGDPERDEAVVVYYGDGAASEGDVHEAMVFASSYHVPQVFFLQNNQWAISVPVATQSPGPLADRSAGYGIPTLRVDGNDVLASYAASRMYLEEARAGGGPRAIEAVTYRLGAHTTSDDPTKYRTKDEEESWRRRDPIARMRAYLESRGAGSAFFDDVEAEGEALAADVRERVAQLPDPEPESMFQHVYSEPNALMERQAAWVAEYEASFDGGAE